Proteins found in one Zea mays cultivar B73 chromosome 1, Zm-B73-REFERENCE-NAM-5.0, whole genome shotgun sequence genomic segment:
- the LOC100285310 gene encoding calcium binding EF-hand protein precursor — translation MAGCWAVLLPSALLVWIVCCNWVLIMSVDAGSPYGANMTDLMRHVQFFDEDRDGLLTIPESTKGFIAIGLTPAFALSLATATHAAFGPLTTPPGKLPSINIYVSHIHGAVHPSDSGAIDKKGNFVPKKFERIFQKFSHSEEDALSWLEIEAMLVANRDFLRPLSWPEAETEWQLIHMLGKDRHGYLHKDTLRGVYDGTVFPKMRDHTIDPHARHSDA, via the exons ATGGCAGGATGCTGGGCAGTGTTGCTGCCATCGGCGCTGCTCGTGTGGATCGTTTGCTGCAACT GGGTGCTGATCATGAGTGTGGACGCCGGGTCACCGTACGGCGCAAACATGACTGATCTGATGCGCCATGTGCAGTTCTTCGACGAGGACAGAGACGGTCTTCTTACTATTCCGGAGAGTACTAAAG GTTTTATTGCGATCGGATTGACCCCTGCCTTCGCACTTTCTTTGGCCACAGCGACCCATGCTGCTTTCGGCCCTTTGACAACCCCT CCTGGAAAGTTACCGAGCATAAATATCTACGTGTCCCACATCCACGGAGCAGTTCATCCAAGTGACTCGGGAGCCATTGATAAGAAGGGAAA CTTTGTCCCCAAAAAGTTTGAAAGAATATTCCAGAAGTTTTCACACAGTGAGGAGGACGCCTTGTCATGGTTGGAGATAGAGGCGATGCTCGTCGCAAACAGGGACTTTCTTAGACCTCTATCATG GCCCGAGGCTGAGACGGAGTGGCAGCTGATCCACATGCTAGGCAAGGACAGGCACGGGTACCTCCACAAGGACACCCTCAGAGGCGTCTACGACGGCACCGTCTTCCCCAAGATGCGCGACCACACCATCGACCCTCATGCCCGTCACAGCGATGCCTGA